In Lentibacillus amyloliquefaciens, one DNA window encodes the following:
- a CDS encoding Gfo/Idh/MocA family protein translates to MTDLSNNFYTGFFKSDHLSDRDKYLFAKPSPAYKFNIIGAGMIGQEHIRVTMLEGRATIHGIFDINTNSIANTGEFFRREYPAEPDLKVYETLEAVCHDPEVDGLIICTPNYTHKDVIKEAIKSGKHILVEKPMTTTVKDAREISNLAKDYESVFQIGLQYRHKSIYTEATHELLERKAAGNIKTISIVEHRVPFLDKVNQWNKFSHYSGGTMIEKCCHYFDLLNFYAQSKPEKVYATGGMDVNYHDFKYDGNASDIVDNAMVIVNYENGIKAQFNLCMFAPMFYEEIIVCGDKGRLKAYENDDFLPLNREKTYLEVLSGENGPAKTAHPCYPSVIQESGHNGATYYEHKYFIDNMERNHQSTATVEDGFWSIVVGEAAERSIKTGDVINIREMIDAEIGSKL, encoded by the coding sequence GTGACTGATTTGAGTAATAATTTCTATACCGGCTTTTTTAAATCGGACCATTTGAGCGACAGGGATAAGTATCTTTTTGCAAAACCAAGTCCGGCGTATAAGTTTAATATAATCGGTGCAGGGATGATTGGTCAGGAACATATTAGGGTGACGATGCTCGAGGGAAGGGCAACTATTCATGGTATATTTGATATTAACACCAACAGCATCGCTAATACGGGTGAATTTTTCCGGCGGGAGTACCCTGCAGAACCTGACTTAAAAGTTTATGAAACGCTGGAGGCGGTATGTCATGACCCGGAAGTCGACGGGCTGATCATTTGTACGCCGAATTACACACATAAAGATGTTATCAAAGAAGCGATCAAATCAGGGAAACATATTCTGGTGGAGAAACCGATGACGACAACCGTAAAAGATGCCCGGGAAATCAGTAACCTGGCAAAAGACTATGAATCTGTATTTCAGATTGGTCTGCAATACAGACATAAATCGATTTATACAGAAGCCACCCATGAATTACTGGAACGAAAAGCTGCAGGGAATATTAAGACCATAAGCATTGTGGAACATCGCGTTCCATTTTTGGATAAAGTAAACCAATGGAACAAGTTCAGTCATTATTCAGGCGGGACGATGATCGAAAAATGCTGCCATTATTTTGATCTATTAAATTTTTATGCCCAATCGAAGCCTGAAAAAGTTTATGCAACCGGTGGGATGGATGTAAACTATCATGATTTCAAATATGACGGCAACGCGTCGGATATTGTGGACAATGCCATGGTCATCGTCAATTATGAAAATGGCATAAAAGCCCAATTTAACTTATGCATGTTTGCGCCAATGTTTTATGAAGAGATCATCGTGTGTGGTGATAAAGGCAGACTAAAGGCATATGAGAACGATGACTTTTTACCTTTGAATCGTGAGAAGACATATTTAGAGGTATTAAGCGGTGAAAATGGTCCCGCCAAAACAGCACATCCCTGCTATCCGTCCGTTATCCAGGAAAGTGGACATAACGGTGCCACGTATTATGAGCATAAATATTTTATTGATAATATGGAAAGAAATCATCAATCAACAGCTACGGTGGAAGATGGCTTTTGGTCGATTGTTGTCGGTGAAGCTGCTGAACGCTCCATAAAAACAGGAGATGTTATTAACATACGCGAAATGATAGACGCGGAGATCGGTTCCAAATTATAA
- a CDS encoding threonine synthase — MKYSYISHLYCPKCGNTYETSEQYQLCTCGSPLLVDYDLEGISRNLSPDVLALREPSLWRYHELLPVENAANVVSLGEGMTPLTLFPRVGENMAIEKLYMKDEGLVPTGSFKARGATVGVSKAREVGVKELAMPTNGNAGAAWGLYAARAGMKATIVMPYDAPEITRNEVALSGANLYLVNGLISDAGKIVAKAVGDYNLYDASTLKEPYRIEGKKTMGLEIAEQFNWQLPDVILYPTGGGVGLIGIYKALKELKALGWVEGKLPRLVAVQSTGCAPIVKAWEEGRRESDFWKDSETLAFGINVPKALGDFLVLDAISDTEGCAVAVDDESMLQEQEKIAQMEGNFICPEGAATITAARKLRENGWIGADETVVVLNTGAGIKYPDTVQVKPEMLKKEDTIVKKVEESES, encoded by the coding sequence ATGAAGTACAGTTATATTTCACATCTTTATTGTCCGAAATGCGGGAATACATATGAAACCAGTGAGCAGTATCAGCTGTGCACGTGCGGATCGCCCTTGCTGGTCGACTATGATCTGGAAGGAATTAGCAGAAATTTATCGCCTGATGTGCTGGCGCTGCGGGAACCATCATTGTGGCGATACCATGAATTATTGCCGGTTGAAAATGCAGCCAATGTTGTGTCATTAGGCGAGGGTATGACACCATTAACATTGTTCCCTCGAGTCGGAGAAAATATGGCCATTGAAAAGCTGTACATGAAGGATGAAGGGCTGGTTCCGACCGGCAGTTTTAAGGCAAGGGGTGCAACTGTTGGCGTGTCGAAAGCGAGAGAGGTTGGTGTTAAAGAGCTGGCTATGCCAACGAATGGGAATGCCGGTGCCGCCTGGGGGTTGTATGCTGCCAGGGCAGGCATGAAAGCGACGATTGTCATGCCGTATGATGCGCCTGAAATCACACGAAATGAAGTCGCATTGTCCGGTGCGAATTTGTACTTAGTCAACGGGCTCATAAGTGATGCCGGCAAAATCGTCGCAAAAGCGGTCGGGGACTATAATCTTTACGACGCGTCCACCTTAAAGGAACCTTATCGGATTGAAGGCAAAAAAACAATGGGTCTTGAAATCGCAGAGCAATTTAACTGGCAGTTGCCTGATGTAATCCTGTACCCGACTGGAGGCGGTGTCGGCCTGATTGGGATCTATAAAGCTTTGAAAGAGTTAAAAGCGTTGGGCTGGGTGGAGGGAAAGCTACCACGTTTAGTAGCTGTTCAATCAACAGGCTGTGCGCCAATTGTTAAAGCATGGGAGGAAGGAAGGCGAGAGTCCGATTTCTGGAAGGATTCCGAAACACTTGCGTTCGGTATAAACGTTCCAAAAGCACTGGGTGATTTTCTCGTGTTGGATGCCATATCTGATACAGAAGGCTGTGCGGTTGCGGTAGATGACGAGTCGATGCTTCAAGAGCAGGAGAAAATCGCACAAATGGAAGGGAATTTTATTTGTCCGGAAGGTGCGGCGACAATTACAGCCGCCCGCAAATTGCGGGAGAATGGATGGATTGGAGCAGATGAGACAGTCGTTGTCCTGAACACCGGCGCCGGCATTAAATATCCTGATACGGTCCAAGTAAAGCCGGAAATGCTGAAGAAAGAAGACACGATTGTTAAGAAGGTTGAGGAAAGTGAAAGTTAA
- a CDS encoding AEC family transporter codes for MTELFTILIDILLPIFIIMGIGFFMHKKFDLNLQTLAKLNIYFLVPGFIFVKLYSTEFSPKVFSLVVLFFILYILILFILSKAIIKLQGYDQAKGTTFTNSVIFFNSGNYGVPVNDLVFKGDPFAMSIQVIILTMQNILTFSYGIFALQSVKIGKLRALFGYLKMPVLYAMLAGVILNLTNVSLPDFVWVPANYIADAMIAIALILLGAQVAQIRITSALKPVYSSVMLRLLIGPAIALAIIFIFGIDGMAAQALLIASAMPTSVNSSVIAQEYDNYPQLAAQIVLFSTLFSAVSVTGVIYLARILF; via the coding sequence ATGACCGAACTATTCACAATATTAATTGATATTCTGCTGCCCATCTTCATTATTATGGGAATTGGCTTTTTCATGCATAAAAAATTTGACCTGAATCTGCAGACATTGGCCAAATTGAATATTTATTTTCTTGTCCCGGGTTTTATTTTTGTGAAGTTGTACAGCACAGAGTTCTCACCTAAGGTCTTTTCGCTTGTCGTATTATTTTTCATCCTATATATATTGATATTATTCATTCTCTCCAAAGCGATTATTAAACTGCAAGGATACGATCAGGCAAAAGGAACGACATTTACGAATAGTGTCATCTTTTTTAACTCGGGAAACTACGGGGTGCCGGTCAACGATCTCGTCTTTAAAGGCGATCCATTTGCCATGTCGATTCAGGTTATCATCCTAACCATGCAAAACATCCTGACATTTTCATACGGGATTTTCGCGCTGCAGTCAGTCAAAATCGGCAAGCTGCGCGCATTATTCGGATATTTAAAGATGCCTGTGCTGTATGCCATGCTCGCGGGTGTTATCCTAAACTTAACGAACGTTTCCCTTCCTGATTTTGTCTGGGTGCCGGCCAATTATATTGCGGATGCAATGATTGCCATTGCACTTATCCTTTTAGGTGCACAAGTGGCACAGATCAGGATAACATCAGCATTGAAGCCTGTTTATTCCAGTGTGATGCTTCGGCTTCTAATCGGCCCGGCCATTGCACTTGCTATCATTTTTATATTCGGAATCGATGGGATGGCGGCACAAGCACTTCTTATCGCATCAGCTATGCCGACATCGGTAAACAGTTCAGTAATTGCCCAGGAATACGATAATTACCCACAGCTTGCCGCCCAAATAGTGTTATTCTCGACACTATTCAGTGCTGTTTCCGTTACAGGCGTTATTTATCTGGCAAGAATACTATTTTAA
- a CDS encoding GntR family transcriptional regulator, translating to MPLHVQLKSIIENKVAQGELTGQIPTERNFMEYYNVSRSTVREAINLLVREGVLEKRHGSGTFVSIKPIHQWLGNLTSTTEMIRQRGKKPGAKLIEHYKMTPETYIQEKAGFKEAFFIKRVRYADDMPIGVECHYYPIDIGEAIAKYDLNDTTLYEIEENELGILFAEASQVIGIGIIPDEEAVHLSIPKMSHVLVAERIIKNQKGDIVEFEKAYYRSDMFNFQINLSRKFG from the coding sequence ATGCCATTACATGTACAACTAAAATCTATCATCGAAAACAAAGTAGCACAAGGCGAACTTACCGGGCAAATTCCGACTGAACGGAATTTTATGGAATACTATAATGTCAGCAGGAGCACCGTTCGGGAAGCAATTAATCTTCTTGTCCGGGAAGGGGTTTTGGAAAAGCGGCATGGCAGCGGGACGTTCGTCTCAATAAAGCCAATTCATCAGTGGCTGGGCAACCTTACAAGCACCACGGAAATGATCAGGCAAAGGGGAAAGAAGCCGGGGGCTAAGTTAATAGAACACTATAAAATGACACCGGAAACGTATATTCAGGAGAAAGCCGGGTTTAAAGAGGCCTTTTTTATTAAACGGGTCCGCTATGCGGATGATATGCCGATTGGTGTTGAATGTCATTATTATCCGATTGATATTGGTGAAGCGATTGCCAAGTATGACTTAAATGATACTACACTATATGAAATTGAAGAAAATGAGCTGGGGATATTGTTTGCAGAAGCAAGCCAGGTGATCGGTATCGGCATTATACCTGATGAAGAAGCGGTTCACCTGAGTATTCCGAAAATGTCTCACGTATTGGTTGCTGAACGGATCATAAAAAATCAAAAAGGCGATATTGTTGAGTTTGAAAAGGCCTACTACCGCAGTGATATGTTTAACTTTCAAATTAATCTGTCCCGCAAATTCGGATGA
- a CDS encoding aminotransferase, giving the protein MKAEAEMNQTVTGKESRLWNAMHKHNPDAKATVAVSGEGSWFTDEEGNQYLDGVSGLWCLNLGYGRQEIVDAAAEQMKKLSYFPLTMNHQPAIQLADKLSELLEADYQTFFSNSGSEANETAFKIARQYHMQTGNPGKYKFISRYRAYHGSTMGAMSATAQANRRVKYDPSAPGFLHVAPPYSYRSLFSGSAEEKDLRAADEMEEMIKWEGEETVAAVIMEPFISGGGVIIPSMKYIQRVADICEKYNVLLIMDEVVSGFGRTGKMFGFKHTAGVQPDIVTMAKGLTSGYLPLGATSVKAEIYEAFKQEGKDNHLRHVSTYGGHPAACAVGLKNIEIIEKEKIVDRVNELGNSKLIELHDLMNHKHVGEVRQAGFLLGLEMVNDKTTKEPLSEAKMGEIVGACKQKGLVIGKNGDTVPGGNNILIIAPPLTSSEEDLNFIIETVSSVMHSM; this is encoded by the coding sequence ATGAAGGCAGAAGCTGAAATGAATCAGACAGTAACCGGAAAAGAGTCACGACTGTGGAATGCCATGCATAAACACAACCCGGATGCCAAAGCGACAGTTGCTGTTTCCGGGGAGGGATCGTGGTTTACCGATGAAGAAGGCAATCAATATCTTGATGGTGTGTCCGGACTGTGGTGTCTGAATCTCGGGTACGGGAGACAAGAGATTGTTGATGCGGCAGCTGAACAGATGAAAAAGTTATCGTATTTCCCACTAACGATGAATCATCAGCCGGCGATTCAATTAGCTGATAAACTGAGCGAACTGCTCGAGGCTGACTATCAGACCTTTTTCTCTAACAGCGGTTCTGAGGCTAACGAAACAGCGTTTAAAATTGCCCGGCAATATCACATGCAAACAGGCAATCCGGGCAAGTATAAATTTATTTCGCGTTACCGTGCTTATCACGGTTCGACCATGGGGGCTATGAGTGCAACCGCCCAGGCTAACCGCCGGGTAAAATATGATCCGTCAGCCCCGGGTTTTCTGCATGTTGCACCGCCATACAGCTACCGTTCCCTATTTTCAGGCAGTGCGGAAGAAAAAGATTTGCGTGCAGCCGATGAGATGGAGGAAATGATCAAGTGGGAAGGCGAAGAAACAGTCGCGGCGGTCATTATGGAGCCGTTCATATCAGGCGGTGGCGTAATTATCCCATCCATGAAATATATTCAGCGTGTTGCTGACATTTGTGAGAAATACAATGTGCTGCTGATTATGGATGAAGTGGTGTCAGGTTTTGGGCGGACCGGCAAGATGTTCGGTTTCAAACATACAGCCGGCGTACAGCCTGACATTGTCACGATGGCAAAAGGGCTGACAAGCGGCTACTTGCCACTTGGGGCCACATCGGTTAAAGCCGAAATCTATGAGGCATTTAAACAGGAAGGAAAGGACAATCACCTGCGTCATGTTTCAACGTACGGCGGCCATCCGGCAGCTTGTGCGGTCGGATTGAAGAATATTGAAATCATTGAGAAGGAAAAAATCGTGGACCGGGTGAATGAACTCGGTAATTCTAAACTGATAGAATTGCATGATCTGATGAATCACAAGCATGTAGGAGAAGTACGTCAGGCCGGCTTTTTGCTGGGTTTGGAAATGGTTAATGATAAGACGACAAAAGAACCGTTATCAGAAGCCAAAATGGGCGAAATTGTCGGAGCGTGCAAACAAAAAGGGCTCGTAATCGGCAAGAATGGCGATACTGTGCCGGGCGGCAACAATATTTTGATTATTGCTCCGCCGTTAACAAGCTCTGAAGAAGATTTGAATTTTATCATTGAGACAGTCAGCTCCGTCATGCACAGCATGTGA
- a CDS encoding selenium metabolism-associated LysR family transcriptional regulator yields MNYERLKTFIAVAEKNSFSEAAKMLFVTQPTITSQIKSLEEELGTKLFERTTKKVEITQSAKILLKYAREIVQMNDYARKEIMEMESMTYGELGMGCSLTIGEYILPEFLKQFKEDYPLIQIQVKIANSHQVINLLKDQLIDVGLIETPIEDSQINLEPFLEDEIVLIAAPDYFTGDDVHISMEKVRQSPLIFREEGSGTRSAVNHYMKKAGLSNDDLQILMELGSTEAIKAVVESGLGVSFISKNAIKKEQKLGLLKAYSITDMALKRHFYIAHRKDHVLKSSTELFLETLQTIVKKKETSVSEQPAGNH; encoded by the coding sequence ATGAATTATGAACGCTTAAAAACCTTTATCGCTGTGGCTGAAAAGAACAGTTTTTCGGAAGCTGCCAAAATGTTATTTGTGACACAGCCGACAATCACATCGCAAATTAAATCGTTGGAAGAAGAATTGGGGACAAAACTTTTTGAACGAACAACGAAGAAAGTTGAGATCACCCAATCGGCGAAAATTTTGCTGAAATATGCACGAGAAATTGTGCAGATGAATGATTATGCCCGTAAAGAGATTATGGAAATGGAAAGCATGACGTACGGTGAACTGGGTATGGGGTGCAGCTTAACGATCGGGGAATATATTTTGCCGGAGTTTCTCAAACAGTTTAAAGAGGACTATCCACTGATTCAAATTCAGGTAAAAATCGCAAACTCCCATCAGGTGATCAATTTGCTCAAGGACCAATTGATTGATGTGGGACTGATTGAAACACCAATAGAGGACAGCCAAATCAATCTGGAACCATTTCTGGAAGACGAAATTGTTTTAATTGCTGCACCCGATTACTTCACGGGTGATGATGTGCATATCAGCATGGAGAAAGTCAGGCAGTCGCCGCTGATTTTCCGGGAAGAGGGCTCGGGGACACGGTCAGCCGTCAATCATTATATGAAAAAAGCGGGACTGTCAAATGATGATTTGCAAATTCTTATGGAACTGGGAAGTACCGAGGCGATTAAAGCAGTGGTTGAATCAGGTCTGGGCGTCTCATTTATTTCGAAAAATGCTATTAAAAAAGAACAGAAATTGGGGTTGTTAAAAGCCTACTCGATAACAGACATGGCATTAAAACGGCATTTTTACATTGCCCACCGGAAAGACCACGTCCTGAAATCGTCAACTGAGTTGTTTTTGGAAACATTGCAGACGATTGTTAAGAAAAAAGAGACATCTGTGTCTGAACAGCCAGCAGGGAACCACTAA
- a CDS encoding APC family permease translates to MKERQKLERTLKPHWVWAIALGSAIGWGAFVQPSVWMSGSGPLGAIIGFGIGAALMMVIAVSYGFLIEKFPVSGGEFAYAFLGFDRNHAYVAGWFLVLGYMCIVALNASALALMIRYVFPAVAEQGFMYSLAGWDVYFVEVLIASAALILFAYMNIRGATLSGRLQFIFVIFMICGILFMGAGAILNPVTSFENLQPVFNPEVSAISSIILIVAIAPWAFVGFDNIPQAAEEFKFSPKKAFMLIFFSLLCAGLLYMIMITATALYMPWEQLTSSQPQWGTGDAMSGLFGNIGIIILALALSMGVFTGLNGFFVSSSRLLFAMGRAQIIPHVFTKLHPKFNTPYAGIIFTCAVCLLSPWFGRQVLTWIVDMSSVGVTIAYIYTCVVAFKLFKWSDKSMANHKNKHMPSVTAPFKKSLSIAGALIGFVFLSLLLIPNSPAFMGIHSLIALLIWIGLGIIFYLIKGPEFRKIPRERLEYLILGKEPEDDAERNGEFTG, encoded by the coding sequence ATGAAAGAAAGACAAAAGCTGGAAAGGACGCTGAAACCACATTGGGTTTGGGCGATTGCGCTTGGATCGGCTATCGGGTGGGGTGCGTTTGTACAACCCTCAGTCTGGATGAGTGGCTCAGGGCCGCTGGGAGCGATTATCGGGTTCGGAATTGGTGCTGCATTGATGATGGTCATTGCGGTCAGCTATGGCTTTCTTATTGAAAAATTCCCGGTTTCGGGCGGTGAATTTGCTTATGCCTTCCTGGGATTCGATCGCAATCATGCCTATGTGGCAGGATGGTTTTTAGTTTTAGGTTATATGTGTATTGTAGCATTGAATGCATCGGCATTAGCGCTCATGATCAGGTATGTTTTTCCTGCGGTGGCTGAGCAAGGCTTTATGTACAGTTTGGCAGGATGGGATGTTTACTTTGTGGAAGTGTTAATTGCCAGTGCTGCTTTAATTTTGTTTGCCTATATGAATATACGCGGGGCAACATTGTCGGGAAGATTACAATTTATATTCGTGATATTTATGATCTGTGGTATATTATTTATGGGAGCAGGCGCTATCCTCAATCCTGTCACGTCATTTGAAAATCTGCAGCCGGTGTTTAACCCGGAAGTATCCGCTATCTCAAGCATCATTCTTATTGTTGCGATAGCGCCATGGGCATTTGTCGGGTTTGACAATATACCGCAGGCAGCAGAAGAATTTAAATTCTCTCCCAAAAAAGCATTCATGCTGATTTTTTTTTCACTCTTATGTGCAGGGCTATTATACATGATCATGATCACTGCAACAGCATTGTACATGCCGTGGGAGCAGCTGACCAGTTCACAGCCGCAATGGGGCACAGGAGATGCTATGTCTGGGCTGTTCGGAAATATCGGCATTATCATACTGGCACTCGCTTTATCGATGGGGGTATTTACCGGATTAAATGGGTTTTTTGTATCTAGCAGCCGGCTGTTATTTGCAATGGGTCGTGCCCAGATCATACCGCACGTATTTACAAAGCTGCATCCGAAATTTAATACACCTTATGCCGGAATCATTTTTACTTGCGCGGTTTGTTTATTATCGCCATGGTTTGGACGTCAGGTACTGACATGGATTGTGGATATGTCCTCAGTTGGCGTTACGATTGCTTACATTTACACATGCGTCGTTGCGTTTAAACTGTTCAAATGGTCGGATAAATCCATGGCTAATCATAAGAACAAACATATGCCTTCTGTAACAGCGCCTTTCAAGAAAAGTTTAAGCATTGCAGGTGCGTTGATTGGATTTGTGTTTTTAAGCTTATTACTGATTCCTAACTCACCCGCGTTCATGGGAATCCATTCATTAATAGCGTTGTTAATATGGATAGGTCTTGGTATTATATTCTATCTTATTAAAGGACCGGAATTCAGAAAAATACCGAGAGAACGGCTTGAATATCTTATTCTTGGCAAAGAACCGGAGGATGACGCTGAGAGGAATGGAGAGTTTACTGGTTGA